A genome region from Streptomyces antimycoticus includes the following:
- a CDS encoding sensor histidine kinase yields MTVSPLPPRSSSPGTPGAPPASSPAPASSASSLSPVSAGRWRPPRRVMRWGSLIVPVLLAVADALLVNGVTFGLELNVSLAAAAALLVRRRLPALVFLITLPGILIGYVWFAPMIALYTVALLRPNHRLLGISALLLAAAHFIPWPVSDFEPTAYRENTLTLIDACVTSVGPIALGLLVRTRGELAARIEDLTRSRRHADELIAEQVLSTERARLAREMHDVVAHQVSLISLQAGAVQISAEDAKAREGARTIRELSVRTLDELRHMVGILRAAGGDHEELTPQPRLADLPRLIELSALNVSFEADDATRRPGHPEAVERAAFRIVQEALTNVRKHAPGARVTVRVNDAEEAEGAAQTATEGAAPSAAQGTAEKAEETRGLRVEVRNGPPDASAVAPGLPGGGHGLVGLRERAQLLGGTLEAGPTEEGGFVVRADFPKTPRVTGTA; encoded by the coding sequence ATGACCGTCTCCCCGCTGCCGCCCCGTAGTTCGTCCCCGGGCACGCCGGGCGCGCCCCCGGCGTCGTCCCCCGCACCCGCCTCCTCCGCCTCCTCGCTGTCGCCTGTCTCCGCCGGCCGGTGGCGACCGCCGCGCCGGGTCATGCGCTGGGGGTCGCTGATCGTCCCCGTCCTCCTCGCGGTGGCCGACGCGCTGCTCGTCAACGGCGTCACCTTCGGGCTGGAGCTCAACGTCTCGCTGGCCGCGGCCGCCGCGCTGCTGGTGCGCCGGCGGCTGCCCGCGCTGGTCTTCCTGATCACGCTGCCGGGGATCCTCATCGGCTACGTCTGGTTCGCGCCGATGATCGCCCTCTACACGGTGGCCCTGCTCCGCCCCAACCACCGGCTGCTGGGGATCTCCGCGCTGCTGCTGGCCGCCGCGCACTTCATCCCCTGGCCGGTCTCCGACTTCGAGCCGACCGCGTACCGGGAGAACACCCTCACGCTCATCGACGCGTGCGTGACCTCGGTGGGGCCCATCGCGCTGGGCCTCCTGGTGCGTACGCGAGGGGAACTCGCCGCCCGGATCGAGGATCTGACCCGCAGCCGCCGCCACGCCGACGAGCTGATCGCCGAGCAGGTGCTGTCCACCGAACGCGCCCGGCTCGCCCGCGAGATGCACGATGTGGTCGCCCATCAGGTCAGCCTCATCAGCCTGCAGGCCGGGGCGGTGCAGATCAGCGCGGAGGACGCGAAGGCGCGGGAGGGCGCGCGGACGATCCGCGAGCTGTCCGTGCGGACCCTGGACGAACTCCGCCATATGGTCGGCATCCTGCGCGCCGCGGGCGGCGACCACGAGGAGCTGACCCCGCAGCCCCGGCTGGCGGATCTGCCCCGGCTGATCGAACTCAGCGCGCTGAACGTCAGCTTCGAGGCGGACGACGCGACGCGGCGCCCGGGCCATCCGGAGGCCGTGGAACGGGCCGCCTTCCGCATCGTCCAAGAGGCGCTGACCAACGTCCGCAAGCACGCGCCGGGGGCGCGGGTGACGGTACGGGTGAACGACGCGGAGGAGGCCGAAGGCGCGGCTCAAACGGCGACTGAAGGCGCGGCTCCGTCAGCGGCTCAAGGGACGGCTGAGAAGGCGGAGGAGACACGGGGCCTGCGGGTCGAGGTGCGCAACGGCCCGCCCGACGCCTCCGCCGTGGCCCCGGGGCTGCCGGGTGGCGGTCACGGCCTGGTCGGGCTGCGGGAGCGCGCACAACTGCTGGGCGGCACGCTGGAGGCAGGGCCCACGGAGGAGGGCGGCTTCGTCGTACGGGCCGACTTCCCCAAGACCCCGCGCGTCACGGGAACGGCATGA
- a CDS encoding helix-turn-helix domain-containing protein produces MADRSAGDGRTAGTVTGAAAGAESTTEIGRRVLRLRTERGLTQRQLAEPAYTAAYVSTLEAGKVRPSEAALRHLADRLGVSYEELTTGRSPRDATRLRAAVTDARRALATGAAEDAAELFAEVRDEAERLGFAEERGAALLGLGDCALETGELTVARDHFEAVERLLAGEPLPRRIPAIRGRAVAHLLAGELRYSCYLLESAIDELNASGLHDPYALLLLYTAAIAPYMDMGAHARAVRAAELALALAPSVDDPGLIARMHRGVARTLIAEGRTAEADASLAKAQELYEQLRIHTDLAHCHWMRGYVHAQDGNLERAERELRTARDMLASKRAALFTVQVEVELADVLRRRGRTADAEALLLPLLARTPAEGAADAPGEPDDAADEVGLTADRGAVHAGGAHRLLGLIADERGDAEAAEEHYCAALSLLERTGAAGDLADLCRLLGDLLRREGRLEAAMDAYRTGLGHRAAPGTTTLGPAPAEPPM; encoded by the coding sequence GTGGCCGACAGAAGCGCCGGTGACGGGCGGACGGCGGGAACGGTGACGGGGGCGGCCGCGGGGGCGGAATCGACCACCGAGATAGGGCGCCGGGTTCTCAGACTCCGTACGGAACGCGGCCTCACCCAGCGGCAGCTGGCCGAACCCGCCTACACCGCCGCCTATGTCTCCACCCTCGAGGCCGGGAAGGTGCGCCCCTCCGAGGCCGCGCTGCGCCATCTCGCGGACCGGCTCGGCGTCAGCTACGAGGAGCTGACCACCGGCCGCTCACCCCGTGACGCCACCCGGCTGCGCGCCGCCGTCACCGACGCCCGGCGGGCCCTGGCGACCGGCGCCGCCGAGGACGCGGCCGAGCTCTTCGCGGAGGTGCGCGACGAGGCGGAGCGGCTCGGGTTCGCCGAGGAGCGGGGTGCGGCCCTGCTGGGGCTCGGCGACTGCGCGCTGGAGACCGGTGAACTCACCGTCGCGCGCGACCACTTCGAGGCCGTGGAGCGGCTGCTCGCCGGGGAACCGCTGCCCCGCCGGATCCCCGCGATCCGCGGCCGGGCGGTGGCCCATCTCCTCGCGGGCGAACTGCGCTACTCCTGCTATCTGCTGGAGAGCGCCATCGACGAGCTCAACGCCTCCGGGCTGCACGATCCGTACGCGCTGCTGTTGCTCTATACGGCGGCCATCGCGCCCTATATGGACATGGGGGCGCACGCCCGTGCCGTACGCGCCGCCGAGCTGGCCCTCGCGCTGGCCCCGAGCGTGGACGACCCGGGGCTCATCGCCCGGATGCACCGCGGGGTGGCCCGCACCCTGATCGCCGAGGGGCGCACCGCCGAGGCCGACGCCTCCCTGGCCAAGGCGCAGGAGCTGTACGAGCAGCTGCGCATCCACACCGACCTGGCGCACTGCCACTGGATGCGCGGCTATGTGCACGCCCAGGACGGCAATCTGGAGCGCGCCGAGCGCGAATTGCGCACCGCCCGGGACATGCTGGCCTCCAAGCGGGCCGCGCTGTTCACCGTGCAGGTCGAGGTCGAGCTGGCGGATGTGCTGCGCCGTCGCGGCCGTACGGCCGACGCGGAGGCCCTCTTGCTGCCGCTGCTGGCCCGCACCCCGGCCGAGGGGGCCGCGGATGCCCCCGGAGAGCCGGACGACGCGGCGGACGAGGTCGGGCTGACCGCGGACCGCGGCGCGGTCCACGCGGGCGGCGCCCACCGGCTGCTGGGCCTGATCGCGGACGAACGGGGCGACGCCGAGGCCGCGGAGGAGCACTACTGCGCGGCGCTGTCCCTGCTCGAACGCACCGGCGCGGCAGGTGACCTGGCCGATTTGTGCCGGCTGCTGGGCGATCTGCTGCGCCGGGAGGGCCGCCTGGAGGCCGCGATGGACGCCTACCGCACCGGGCTCGGCCACCGCGCCGCGCCCGGCACCACCACCCTGGGCCCGGCCCCCGCCGAGCCCCCCATGTGA
- a CDS encoding sigma-70 family RNA polymerase sigma factor yields MANDAPPRWDRRMQQRLARGEAAALAELYDRFASLVHNLAHRVLEDETAADRVTREVFGYVWENPDAYDPQQGSLRAWIAMLTQRQAVHRLRESQTAPVDGGTLTAEALEERIREVSVAARADYIVTSMPAPLRAALELAYFDRRDYREAAAALGVTEDEARRRLRLGLQLLSTAHVQPPRAVSPPGYGRAL; encoded by the coding sequence ATGGCGAATGACGCACCGCCCCGCTGGGACCGCAGGATGCAACAGCGTCTGGCACGCGGCGAAGCGGCCGCACTCGCCGAGCTTTATGACCGATTCGCGTCACTTGTCCATAATCTGGCGCATCGGGTCCTGGAGGACGAGACCGCCGCCGACCGCGTCACCCGGGAAGTCTTCGGCTACGTCTGGGAGAACCCGGACGCGTACGACCCCCAGCAGGGCTCGCTGCGCGCCTGGATCGCCATGCTCACCCAGCGCCAGGCGGTGCACCGGCTGCGCGAGTCGCAGACCGCCCCGGTCGACGGGGGCACGCTCACGGCCGAGGCCCTGGAGGAGCGGATCCGCGAGGTGTCCGTGGCCGCCCGTGCCGACTACATCGTCACCTCGATGCCCGCCCCACTGCGTGCCGCCCTGGAGCTCGCCTACTTCGACCGCCGCGACTACCGCGAGGCCGCGGCCGCCCTCGGGGTGACCGAGGACGAGGCCAGGCGCCGCCTCCGGCTGGGCCTCCAGCTCCTCTCCACGGCCCATGTCCAGCCGCCCCGCGCGGTCTCGCCCCCCGGCTATGGGCGGGCGCTGTGA
- a CDS encoding alpha/beta fold hydrolase: protein MQQASTAVPAGPGAVTTVRQPELLLADYHFDVPLDHKAPEGELIRLYAREVVAAEKSGAERDRLPWLVYLQGGPGCGADRPVGRYGWLDRALDEYRVLLLDQRGTGRSTPANRQTLPLRGGPAEQAEYLSHFRADAIVRDCELIRRRLIGDRPWTVLGQSFGGFCAVSYLSHAPEGLDAVLIAGGLPAIDPDTDVDAVYRAAYPRMERKILAHYARYPGDAAIVRALVRHLTDHEEVLTDGTRLTVPALQQLGFLLGTGDGAHRLHYLLEDAFVPTADGPRLGDAFREQVAAVLSRAATPLFSLLLESIYAQDGRATNWSAERVRAEFPAFDAGKAVTEDRPVLLTGETVHPWMLDTHAALRPLRDTAELLAERTGWGPLYDTERLARNTVPVAAVIYHDDLYVDTAHSLATARAIRGLRTWVTDEFEHDGIRAGGRRVLDRLLRLVRDQRG from the coding sequence ATGCAGCAGGCAAGCACAGCGGTACCGGCCGGGCCGGGCGCCGTGACGACCGTCCGTCAGCCGGAACTGCTCCTCGCCGACTATCACTTCGACGTACCGCTCGACCATAAGGCTCCCGAGGGCGAGCTGATCCGGCTTTACGCACGAGAGGTCGTCGCCGCGGAGAAATCCGGTGCCGAGCGCGACCGGCTCCCCTGGCTGGTCTACCTCCAGGGCGGGCCCGGCTGCGGCGCGGACCGTCCGGTGGGCCGTTACGGCTGGCTGGACCGCGCGCTCGACGAATACCGCGTGCTCCTCCTCGACCAGCGCGGAACCGGCCGCTCCACCCCGGCCAACCGCCAGACCCTGCCGCTGCGCGGCGGCCCCGCGGAACAGGCCGAGTATCTCTCCCATTTCCGCGCCGACGCGATCGTCCGCGACTGTGAGCTGATCCGGCGCCGGCTCATCGGGGACCGCCCGTGGACCGTCCTCGGCCAGAGCTTCGGCGGCTTCTGCGCCGTGAGCTATCTGTCCCACGCGCCCGAGGGGCTCGACGCGGTCCTGATAGCCGGTGGGCTGCCCGCGATCGACCCCGACACCGACGTGGACGCCGTCTACCGGGCCGCCTACCCGCGGATGGAACGCAAGATCCTCGCCCACTACGCCCGCTATCCGGGCGACGCCGCCATCGTCCGTGCCCTCGTGCGGCATCTGACCGACCACGAGGAGGTCCTGACGGACGGGACCCGGCTCACCGTCCCCGCCCTCCAGCAGCTCGGCTTCCTGCTCGGCACCGGCGACGGAGCGCACCGGCTGCACTACCTCCTGGAGGACGCGTTCGTCCCCACCGCCGACGGGCCACGGCTGGGCGACGCCTTCCGCGAGCAGGTGGCGGCGGTGCTCTCCCGCGCCGCCACCCCGCTCTTCAGCCTTCTGCTGGAGTCCATCTACGCCCAGGACGGCCGGGCCACGAACTGGTCCGCGGAGCGGGTCCGCGCCGAATTCCCCGCGTTCGACGCCGGTAAGGCGGTCACGGAGGACCGTCCGGTGCTCCTTACAGGCGAGACGGTGCACCCCTGGATGCTGGACACCCACGCCGCGCTGCGTCCGCTGCGCGACACCGCCGAGCTGCTCGCCGAGCGCACCGGCTGGGGCCCGCTGTACGACACCGAGCGGCTGGCCCGTAACACCGTGCCGGTGGCCGCCGTGATCTACCACGACGATCTGTACGTGGACACGGCGCACTCCCTGGCCACCGCCCGGGCGATCCGGGGCCTGCGCACCTGGGTGACGGACGAGTTCGAGCACGACGGGATCCGGGCCGGTGGCCGCCGGGTGCTGGACCGGCTGTTGCGGCTGGTGCGTGACCAGAGGGGATGA
- a CDS encoding response regulator, with amino-acid sequence MIRVAVVDDEALVRSGLRLILGTAPDIDVVAECSGASAVATVLGSKADVVLLDIRMPDADGLTVLRQLRAAPRSPAVAMLTTFDVQEYLAAALRAGAAGFLLKDTDPEQLVRAVRTLAEGGSVLDPAVTRAVIGGYLAAEAEATAAEAVEALTPREREVLALLGEGLANPQIAERMGLAPSTVKDHVRAVLGKLGGLNRVQAAIVADRAGLVTSRPPIGGAR; translated from the coding sequence GTGATTCGTGTTGCTGTTGTGGACGACGAAGCGCTCGTACGATCCGGTCTGCGACTGATCCTGGGCACGGCCCCGGACATCGACGTGGTGGCGGAATGTTCCGGAGCCTCCGCGGTGGCCACGGTGTTGGGCAGTAAGGCCGATGTGGTCCTCCTCGACATCCGGATGCCGGATGCCGACGGGCTCACCGTGCTCAGACAGTTGCGGGCCGCGCCCCGCTCCCCCGCCGTGGCCATGCTGACGACCTTCGACGTCCAGGAGTACCTCGCGGCCGCGCTGCGCGCCGGAGCCGCGGGCTTCCTCCTCAAGGACACCGATCCGGAACAGCTCGTACGGGCCGTACGCACCCTCGCCGAGGGCGGCAGCGTCCTCGACCCGGCCGTCACCCGCGCCGTGATCGGCGGCTATCTCGCCGCCGAGGCGGAGGCCACGGCCGCCGAGGCCGTCGAGGCGCTCACCCCGCGCGAACGCGAGGTGCTGGCGCTGCTGGGCGAGGGGCTGGCCAATCCCCAGATCGCCGAGCGGATGGGACTGGCGCCCAGCACCGTCAAGGACCATGTGCGGGCGGTGCTCGGCAAGCTGGGCGGGCTCAACCGCGTCCAGGCCGCGATCGTCGCCGACCGCGCCGGACTCGTCACGAGCCGACCGCCGATAGGCGGCGCCCGATGA
- a CDS encoding STAS domain-containing protein — protein sequence MEDRRGEWVVLQVSGEMDLVTSPAVRQHIHDAVAEGRHWLVLDLSEVRFCDSSGVGVLIAARRLMRSCSGRLRLILPPQDAAHGSHVHRVLAALGVRRLFDVYPDLGAATELDGDDEEAADPLSA from the coding sequence ATGGAGGACCGGCGGGGGGAGTGGGTCGTTCTCCAGGTCTCGGGAGAGATGGACCTGGTGACCTCGCCCGCAGTCCGGCAGCACATCCACGACGCGGTCGCCGAGGGCCGCCACTGGCTGGTTCTGGACCTCTCGGAGGTTCGCTTCTGCGACTCCAGCGGGGTCGGCGTACTGATCGCGGCACGTCGGCTGATGCGGTCGTGCTCGGGTCGGCTTCGGCTGATCCTGCCGCCGCAGGACGCCGCGCACGGGTCGCATGTGCATCGGGTGCTGGCGGCCCTGGGGGTGCGGCGGCTGTTCGACGTCTACCCCGACCTGGGAGCGGCCACGGAGCTGGACGGGGACGACGAGGAGGCGGCCGACCCGCTGTCCGCCTAG